One Candidatus Poribacteria bacterium genomic region harbors:
- a CDS encoding OmpA family protein → LDNAGRLKLDVKGKILFETGKATLSPEGKALLDAISQEVLLNTHYSDYAVRVEGHTDDTPIAGSEIQNWNLSTERAIAAVKYLQVHAGVDAQRMAATGYAFYQPIDAADTPEAKAKNRRIEIILVPPQDFLSELLTSLQKVMASIEKQVSQ, encoded by the coding sequence TGTTAGATAATGCTGGGCGGTTGAAACTTGACGTAAAAGGGAAGATTCTCTTTGAAACAGGAAAGGCTACGCTGAGCCCGGAAGGAAAGGCACTTTTAGACGCGATTTCTCAAGAAGTCTTGCTGAATACTCATTATTCAGATTACGCAGTGCGGGTTGAGGGACACACGGATGACACACCGATTGCAGGTTCTGAAATCCAAAACTGGAACCTCTCCACCGAGCGCGCAATCGCTGCTGTGAAATACTTGCAGGTACATGCTGGCGTTGATGCACAACGTATGGCAGCGACAGGGTATGCCTTCTACCAACCGATAGATGCCGCTGATACGCCCGAAGCCAAAGCGAAAAACCGGAGAATCGAAATAATACTCGTCCCTCCCCAAGATTTTTTATCTGAACTTCTGACTTCGCTTCAGAAAGTGATGGCTTCTATTGAGAAACAGGTGAGTCAGTAA